From the Solanum lycopersicum chromosome 10, SLM_r2.1 genome, one window contains:
- the LOC138338779 gene encoding uncharacterized protein: protein MNQSTMLNKKGLKPNKAKSPLKNLDVDMQYRSSAELANKFKIKREQLANERNDKAKKEQAPISHKTKNFEDFIPQQGKSKLLGHKSVIQSSSREELRTLRMIAGKGQTKQRLFQFEDSIQDNGTKLPMNNSRFHTSFNKDVTASAHATGTTLGNGEARHDILDLPNCKQVKRKPVIPASTLDQFLKDQGIHKDDETKRDNNTTSDVEFMHTPIINEHNKGLDDRVEQEEEIDIDCITKEMSKPKKVRGHTTCKDIHAINLEERKEVTFDKGQAVGPTNKIVSQLSNFIGTIARNPRFISLMYTSWHVVPNDTKKRMWEYVNSKFLLPVEGKKWVMAGLYDAWRRHKQKIKKNFFDKNSTLEDMLAKCPDGIPHNEFRQLIEYWKHRTVQAICEMNSQNRKKQKWRHRMGPINFARVRVALRAAKDNNEEPSKPEIFIATRTKTVKEIQADTQIAIAELQNRQNSREIADDAFRAVFGKEQPGRVRCYGRSVTTSSLKKDEEINNLKQKHVDEITSLKEELREEMRHLFTQLLQNNPGLNFQDIPGCVGSNLVSPIDASSAQAVRGTNLPFSSGSAQDSVLQKHSNG from the exons ATGAATCAATCAACAATGCTAAATAAAAAGGGTTTGAAACCAAACAAAGCTAAAAGTCCATTGAAGAATCTGGATGTTGATATGCAATACCGATCAAGTGCTGAATTGGCCAACAAATTCAAGATTAAGAGAGAACAACTTGCAAATGAACGCAATGATAAAGCTAAGAAAGAGCAGGCACCAATATCACATAAAACAAAGAATTTTGAGGATTTCATTCCACAACAAGGAAAGAGTAAATTGCTTGGGCACAAATCAGTCATTCAATCGTCTTCAAGGGAAGAGCTTAGAACCTTACGCATGATTGCAGGGAAAGGACAAACTAAACAGAGGTTATTTCAATTTGAAGATTCCATTCAAGATAATGGAACTAAACTTCCTATGAATAATTCTAGGTTCCATACGTCATTCAATAAAGATGTTACTGCTTCAGCACATGCGACTGGAACAACACTAGGTAATGGAGAGGCACGACATGATATTCTTGATCTACCGAATTGCAAACAGGTAAAGAGGAAGCCGGTCATACCAGCTAGTACTCTTGATCAGTTTCTAAAAGATCAAGGGATACACAAAGATGATGAAACAAAACGTGACAACAACACAACAAGTGATGTCGAATTTATGCATACTCCTATTATTAATGAACATAACAAAGGATTGGATGATCGTGTGGAACAAGAAGAGGAAATTGACATTGATTGTATTACAAAAG AAATGTCGAAGCCAAAAAAAGTTCGAGGACATACAACATGTAAGGATATTCATGCAATAAAtttggaagaaagaaaggaggtGACATTTGATAAAGGACAAGCGGTGGGACCAACTAATAAGATAGTGTCACAATTAAGCAACTTTATAGGAACAATTGCAAGGAATCCTAGATTCATCAGCTTGATGTACACTAGTTGGCATGTGGTGCCAAATGATACTAAAAAGCGCATGTGGGAATACGTCAAT tCCAAATTTCTACTTCCAGTAGAAGGAAAGAAGTGGGTGATGGCTGGTCTTTATGATGCTTGGAGGCGACacaagcaaaaaattaaaaagaatttttttgataaaaacagtacccttgaggatatgctagCAAAATGTCCTGATGGCATTCCACATAATGAATTCCGCCAGTTGATCGAGTATTGGAAACACCGAACTGTTCAA GCTATATGCGagatgaattctcaaaacaggaaaaaacaaaagtggAGGCATCGAATGGGACCTATTAATTTTGCTAGAGTACGTGTGGCATTG CGTGCAGCCAAAGACAACAACGAAGAACCATCAAAACCTGAAATATTTATTGCAACTCGTACCAAGACGGTAAAGGAAATCCAGGCTGATACCCAAATTGCAATA GCTGAACTTCAAAATCGCCAAAATTCTAGGGAAATTGCTGATGATGCATTTAGGGCAGTGTTTGGAAAGGAGCAGCCTGGTCGAGTTAGGTGCTATGGTAGATCAGTGACAACAAGTTCTTTGAAGAAAGATGAGGAAATTAACAATCTAAAACAAAAGCATGTCGATGAAATCACTTCTCTAAAGGAAGAATTGAGAGAAGAAATGCGACATTTATTCACTCAATTGCTGCAAAACAACCCTGGATTGAATTTTCAAGATATACCAGGGTGTGTTGGATCTAACCTTGTTTCACCTATTGATGCAAGTAGTGCACAAGCTGTAAGAGGCACAAATCTTCCATTTTCTTCGGGGTCAGCTCAAGATTCGGTTCTTCAAAAG CATTCGAATGGTTAG